From the Solanum stenotomum isolate F172 chromosome 4, ASM1918654v1, whole genome shotgun sequence genome, one window contains:
- the LOC125861976 gene encoding uncharacterized protein At4g26450-like: MHARYRGPVNGNRSSSMGVGGVGASPERFVRGRGEYRNYSRVDFGRGQSKQFGLPHGNEIFMEAGRLAAEYLVSKGVLHPSALSGKYQNGSLRNPVGEFQGFRSQEADFMGVPVEGRISALPHLGSAAGDVGHGRKRFPEEYNSMGSRSFVRESRRNETVKNYGSEFNRELGRVGSWNRVRNSPDVDAQDNTFSGNRDEQRVAKNSDVVLQNSPPRKIDPEIESSVDSLIDSEPAGQNKAGDDAGKKACPISTETNLPSEDELQHTEKCIEMEASKIEVDQVDVSNDNGDLETKAAKENIEVKPCTEEHTHTIKSSNNLLSVWRFEHVPKKTRSSLANRVLKVFDNAVIKDENTREMELPKDTQVHSELNHVDVSAGVISSPHSHDARNLDSGKSEPLDLEEESRCSQVIKQVNETDSSSLGDSMVIKEDETIVELPGFESCSSINLERGEKRALEHDDDCTGRAKKPRELVSSTCSLSDGILYHSNSMEDWPNSQEPGTSHGEGVMLSLDEKKLVDIPLITKSDVEPGTDFTGKQLFPGSLKTCDLNLLEASVVNETQNADPVDIFPGITGSVKEEAPVDIDLTMSSNCNTARQYAKSAFDHIDIEVIDLDNDSEQEDKALNNLETRSEVVFTGSDGFSNNPHGTDDTPDVQDGYGLMISELLGNDIPSCSSVPENMNSFHNDMGLHNGEGVLGDDDSIYMSLGEIPISFLTAWEQQTQEFGKPF; the protein is encoded by the exons ATGCATGCCAGATATCGTGGTCCGGTAAATGGGAATAGGTCTAGTTCGATGGGTGTTGGGGGTGTGGGAGCTTCACCTGAACGATTTGTGAGAGGTCGTGGTGAGTATAGAAACTATAGTCGGGTTGATTTTGGGCGTGGTCAGTCAAAGCAGTTTGGATTGCCTCATGGAAATGAAATTTTCATGGAAGCTGGACGGCTAGCGGCTGAGTACCTTGTTTCCAAGGGAGTGTTGCATCCAAGTGCTCTTTCAGGGAAATATCAAAATGGTAGCTTAAGGAATCCGGTTGGAGAATTTCAGGGGTTTAGGTCACAGGAGGCTGATTTTATGGGGGTCCCTGTGGAAGGTCGAATATCAGCTCTTCCTCATTTGGGGAGTGCTGCAGGTGATGTAGGTCATGGTAGGAAAAGGTTTCCGGAGGAATATAACTCAATGGGTTCAAGAAGCTTTGTGAGAGAAAGTAGAAGAAATGAAACTGTTAAAAATTATGGCTCTGAGTTCAATCGAGAATTAGGAAGAGTTGGGTCGTGGAATAGAGTCAGGAACTCTCCTGATGTGGATGCTCAAGATAATACTTTTTCAGGGAATAGAGATGAACAGAGAGTAGCTAAGAATAGTGATGTGGTGTTGCAAAATTCCCCTCCCAGGAAAATAGATCCTGAGATTGAGAGTTCAGTGGACTCGCTGATTGATTCAGAGCCTGCAGGCCAAAACAAGGCAGGGGATGATGCAGGTAAAAAGGCATGTCCTATTAGCACTGAAACTAATCTTCCATCAGAGGATGAACTACAACATACTGAAAAGTGTATTGAAATGGAAGCCTCAAAAATAGAAGTTGATCAGGTTGATGTTTCCAACGATAATGGTGATTTGGAGACAAAAGCTGCCAAGGAGAACATAGAAGTTAAACCTTGTACTGAAGAACATACGCATACAATCAAGAGTAGTAATAATTTACTTAGTGTCTGGAGGTTTGAGCATGTTCCCAAGAAAACTCGCTCTTCATTGGCAAATAGAGTTCTGAAGGTTTTTGATAATGCAGTCATCAAAGATGAGAACACCCGTGAGATGGAGCTTCCTAAGGATACTCAAGTGCATTCAGAACTGAACCATGTGGATGTTTCTGCTGGTGTAATTTCATCTCCTCATAGTCATGATGCAAGAAACCTTGATTCTGGCAAGTCGGAACCTCTTGATTTGGAGGAAGAATCACGTTGTTCTCAAGTCATTAAGCAAGTAAATGAGACGGATTCCTCATCTCTTGGAGACAGCATGGTAATAAAGGAGGACGAAACAATTGTGGAGTTACCTGGATTTGAAAGTTGCAGTTCTATTAACTTGGAAAGAGGAGAGAAACGAGCATTAGAGCATGATGATGATTGTACAGGGAGAGCTAAGAAACCTAGAGAATTGGTTTCATCTACATGTTCTCTCTCAGATGGTATTCTGTACCATTCTAATTCCATGGAAGACTGGCCGAATTCACAGGAACCAGGGACTTCGCACGGCGAGGGAGTGATGTTGTCATTAGATGAGAAGAAGTTGGTTGACATTCCTCTGATTACCAAGAGTGATGTGGAGCCAGGCACTGACTTTACAGGAAAACAACTTTTTCCAGGCTCCTTGAAAACTTGTGACCTCAATCTTTTGGAAGCTTCTGTTGTGAATGAGACTCAAAATGCTGATCCTGTTGATATATTCCCAGGGATAACTGGAAGTGTAAAAGAAGAAGCACCAGTTGATATTGATCTGACCATGAGTAGTAACTGCAATACAGCTCGTCAATATGCTAAATCTGCCTTTGATCATATTGACATTGAGGTGATTGATTTGGATAATGATTCTGAACAAGAAGACAAGGCTTTGAATAATCTAGAGACAAG GTCTGAAGTTGTATTTACTGGATCAGATGGTTTTTCAAATAACCCCCATGGTACCGACGATACTCCCGATGTTCAGGATGGTTATGGACTGATGATATCAGAATTGCTTGGGAATGATATACCAAGCTGTTCTTCTGTACCAGAAAATATGAATTCTTTTCACAATGATATGGGCCTGCATAATGGAGAG gGAGTGCTTGGAGATGATGATTCAATATATATGTCTTTGGGAGAAATACCGATAA GCTTTCTGACGGCCTGGGAGCAGCAGACACAAGAATTCGGGAAGCCATTTTAA
- the LOC125861977 gene encoding xyloglucan endotransglucosylase protein 7-like, whose protein sequence is MLLQQLSVLAFLLLCPVWADNFYQDATVTFGDHRAQIQDGGRLLALSLDKISGSGFQSKNEYLFGRFDMQLKLVPGNSAGTVTTFYVSNKGAGHDEIDFEFLGNSSGQPYTVHTNVYSQGKGNKEQQFRLWFDPTSSFHTYSIIWNSQRIIFLVDNIPIRVFNNYEAIGVAFPKNQAMRVYASLWNADDWATQGGRVKTDWSMAPFTASYRNFNTNACVWSAALSTSSCGGSKTDSVNNDQAWQTQELNGNDRNRLRWVQQKYMIYNYCADAKRFSQCLSPECKRSRF, encoded by the exons ATGTTGTTGCAGCAGCTATCTGTTCTTGCATTTCTCTTGCTATGTCCTGTTTGGGCTGATAATTTCTACCAAGATGCGACGGTCACGTTTGGTGACCATCGTGCTCAGATACAAGATGGTGGGCGCCTTCTCGCCTTGTCCCTTGACAAAATTTCAGGTTCAGGATTTCAGTCCAAGAATGAATATTTATTCGGAAGGTTCGATATGCAACTCAAACTAGTACCTGGAAATTCTGCTGGCACTGTCACTACCTTCTACGTAAGTAA CAAAGGAGCAGGGCATGATGAAATTGATTTTGAGTTTCTGGGAAATTCATCAGGCCAACCGTACACGGTTCACACTAATGTCTACTCTCAAGGAAAAGGCAACAAAGAACAACAGTTTCGCCTATGGTTTGACCCCACCTCGTCGTTCCACACCTACTCTATTATTTGGAACTCTCAACGCATCAT ATTTTTGGTGGATAATATCCCAATAAGAGTGTTCAACAACTACGAAGCGATTGGTGTTGCATTCCCAAAGAATCAAGCAATGAGAGTTTACGCCAGTTTATGGAATGCTGATGACTGGGCAACACAAGGAGGGCGGGTGAAGACGGATTGGTCCATGGCTCCATTTACAGCTTCTTACAGGAATTTCAATACAAATGCTTGTGTTTGGTCAGCTGCATTGTCTACTTCGTCCTGTGGAGGCTCTAAGACTGACTCAGTAAACAATGATCAGGCATGGCAAACTCAAGAACTGAACGGTAATGACAGAAATAGGCTTCGATGGGTTCAGCAGAAATACATGATCTACAATTACTGTGCAGATGCTAAAAGGTTCTCTCAATGCCTTTCTCCTGAATGCAAACGTTCAAGGTTCTAA